The genomic interval TGACAGCTATGTACAAGGCAACACCGCAAATCTACCTTCAGCGGAATCCTTTGCTGACTACGCACTTTCAAAACAAGAGTTTTATCAATCTCCTCATTATGATGAAGTGCAACGTTTTTGGGCAGACCAATTTAAGAGTGAGGTGCCTGTTCTGGATATACCAACCGACTCTTCCAGATCAATTAAGAGAAGTTATAACGGCTCTCGTGAGTTCTATAAAATTCAACCGAGCCTCGCCGATAAATTTAGAAAGATTGGATTTAAGTCCGGTTGCAGCAGTGCCATCTCCTTGAGAGCTGTTTTGGAAATATTTTTACATCGTGTTTCTGGACAAGAAACTATCGTAAGTGGTCTTCCCACAGCGGGGCAGTTAAGTGCAAAGAACCCAACACTCGTTGGACATTGTGTGAATCTCCTTCCGATTAAAGCTGATATTAATATCGAATCTTCTTTCTTAGACTACTTACATTCACGTCGTGATTATTTGCTCAACGCGTATGACTTTAGTGAGCTAACATTTAGCTCTCTGGTCAACAAGCTAAATGTAACTCGGGATCCATCGAGAATCCCACTTACACCTGTCGTTCTCAATATTCAATCGGAGCCCTATGGGCTTCAATTCCACAACCTAACAGTCGAGCCAATCGCTCAAAAGAAATTATATGAGACATTTGAAATCGCTATCAATGTCGATGATTTAGATTCGGGGATGTTTTTTCGTTGGGACTACAACGCGGACTTGTATAATAGCAGGACAATTCGCTATTTCCATCAGCTTTTTGAACATATTATGAAGCAAGTTTGTGACAATCCAGCTATACTTATTAAAGATGTCGAACTTTATCCTTTACCTTCTAAGTCACTCGCGAACGATATTCAACCAGTAAATCAATCTATTTACGATTTATTGAAGAGCTCTTTCAACAAATTTTCATCTGCAACCGCCATACGTTTCAATAAGGAATCAATCACTTATAAAACTCTGAATGAGCGTACAAATCAGCTCGCTCACTTATTACTTGAAAAAGGAGTACAGGAGGGCGATAAAGTAGCAATAGCTATGGATCGTTCAATAGAAATGATCATCTCCGTTCTAGCAATCGTAAAAGCTGGCGCTGTCTATGTTCCAATAGACATTACTTTCCCGAAAGAAAGAATAGAGAGAATTCTACGAAATGTTCAACCGAAATGTGTCATCAAGTCGGACGATTGTCTTAACTTTTCAAGGTCGGATATCCCTATGTTTGATATTAATGACTGCATGAGGGTGTGTCAAAGTCGAAGCAAAAAGAACCTTGACATGCAATATGATGAATATAATCTAATTTTCATACTTCATACATCGGGTTCTACCGGTCAACCAAAAGGGGTTTGCATGGGGCAAAAAGCAATGACTAATCTTCTCTTATGGCAAGCGCAAAATTCCACCGCAATACAAGGAACGAAAACACTGCAATTCTCCCCTATTACTTTCGACGTTTCATTCCAAGAAATTTTCTCAACCTTAACTACAGGTGGAACCCTAGAGCTCATTACAAATGAAGAACGGTTAGACGGCTTAGCTCTATTGGATCAAATCATTGCTAAAAAAGTTGAAAGGATATTTTTACCATTTGTAGCGTTGCAGGCGCTCGCTGAAAATGCTGTCGATACAAATACATTTCCCCTAGAGTTAAAGGAAGTAATGACGGCAGGAGAACAGTTAAAAATTACGCCACAGCTTATCAAATTCTTTTCAAAGATACCTTCGGCAAAACTATTCAATCAATATGGCCCTACAGAGGCACATGTTGTCAGTCAATTTACCTTGACTGGAGAACCAACAAATTGGCCAACCTTACCATCAATTGGGAGACCGATCAATAATACCAATATTGTGATTTTAGACACTCAATTAAAGGAAGTTTACCCAGGGACAGCTGGCGAACTGTGTATTATCGGAACTTGTTTATCATCAGGTTACCTCAATATGCCGGAAGCCACGAATGGAAAATTTATTATTTGGCAAGTCGGTGACCACTACCACCGCATATATCGCACGGGCGACTTGGCCCGATATTTACCCGATGGTAATATTGAGTACTTAGGAAGGATCGACAGCCAAGTCAAAATTAGAGGATATCGTGTGGAGTTAGGTGAAATTGAAGCTGAATTGACCCGGATACCGGAAATTACACAAGCAGCCGTTAAGGTACAGGAAGATCAAATTGGGAACAAACGTTTGGTGGCTTACTACACCCTAAACAACATACATGATTACGCAAATGACAATGATGCGAAAATCAAGGAATGGAGGTTTACTTTAAAAAACAACCTTCCAGAGTACATGATGCCGCACGAGTTTGTTCGACTGGGTCAAATGCCCAAAACACCTTCCGGCAAGATTAATCGTTTGGCATTACCATCGATTACCGAGTTTTCCAATACTAATAAAATGAAGGAAATCAAGAGTCCTCAAAATTCAAATGAATCTTTTTTATTAAAAGTTTGGAAGAAAACGCTAGGGATCAACAACATTAGTACAGACGATAATTTTTTCGAGTTAGGTGGCCATTCTATCTTAGCCGTTAAGGTAATTCTTGCAATCGAAAAAGAAAAAGGAACACGACTACCCCTGGCTATTTTATTCGAACGACCAACGATCGAAAAGTTAGCTTCAGTTATCGACGGCAATCCTGAAAAGGTAAGATGGAACTCTCTGGTAACAATCAAATCAACCGGAAGTAAGACACCTATATACCTGGTACATGGAGGAGGGCTAAATGTACTCACATTCGAACCACTTGCTAAATATATGGATAAGAATCAACCAATATATGCACTTCAAGCATTAGGATTAGACGGCAGGAAAGAGAAGCTATTATACACAATGGAGGATTTAGCTCAACACTATATTTCTGAAATATTAGAAAGCAACCCCACTGGCCCTTATATTCTGGGTGGATATTCGTTCGGGGGACTCCTAGCATATGAAATGGCTAGGCAGCTGATAGCCATGGGTAAAAAGATCGAATTTATAGCTATTCTTGATACTTACTGTGGTGGAAGAGACAAACGAGAAGATAAAGGAAACAGGATACTGCGGAAAATAACTAGGCAATTTATTAAGTTTGGTTTTATAACTAGATCTTTCCTACACAATCCATTTGAAACAGTAAGATACCAATGGGTATTCATCCAAAACAAGATAAAAAACATTTTCTCACACAACTATGTTGTAAACGATGAGTTTTTTACCTATGACGCTGAAATAAACCGCAGCTATGATATTGCATACGAGAACTATAAAATGAGTCCGATGGATGTTGAGGTGCATTTATTTAAAACTCAAAAAAGATTATATTTTCTTGATGATGGAAAATATTATGGATGGAAAAAATATGCACTAAAAGGAGTTAGGGTATACGAGGTTCCGGGTGACCACAAAACATTCTTATTATCACCTAATAATAAAAAATTCTCTAGAATTTTACAAACTGCTATTAATACTCAATATGCAAGAGTAAATGCATAGGAAACTTGATAAATACTAAATCATTACGCTATGGAATTATACCTATTAATTGGTATTGTAAGAATCTGGCTGTCAAGATACCTTTACCTTAATTCTAATGCTATAACAATATTTCATGAATGCAGTAATGATTGACCCGATAGAAATCCGAACACAATTTATTCCAAGTATTATTTGGCAAAAAAATGACTCTATCGCAGACACCGATCTAGACAACACCGTCCATATATGGAAAATAAAGGTACCGGAACATTTTTGCTCTCTATTTAAGGAATACCGACATATTCTAAATTCTAAAGAGTATGAAAAAGCTAAAAACTTTCACTGGGAGGATGACTTCCGCAGTTATTTAACAGGGAGAATGGTTTTAAGGATCTTATTAAGTAAATACCTTGACATATCAGCATTAGATATTGAGTTTGGAGCATCGGGGACAAAGCCTACAATACATAAGAATGATAATTTAAAATTTAATCTTTCCTATTCAGGTGAGTATATTTTAATCTCCTTGTCTAAAACAGAAACTGGCATTGATATCGAAAAAATCAACCCAAAGTTTGACTATAAGAGCCTTCTGGAATCATGTTTCGCAGGAGACGAAAATCAATTTATTTTAGCAGATTCTAAAAATAGCCGGCGAAACTTCTTTCTTCAATGGACACGGAAAGAAGCCCTATTAAAATATACGGGGCAAGGTATTATCGACAACCTAATCATTGTTCCAAGCATGGATGGAACCCGATCAATAACGGAATCTGGGTTAGATCTCCACGAAGATCTACAGGTTGTGAGCTTTGATATCAGTCAGGATTGTGTTGGAACGATTGCCTACCCAAGGCACCTAAAAACAGTCAAATATTATACCTGGTAACAGTAACAACAAATCACAAAAAAGATGATCAGGGCAGCTGCTAGACGTATTCGCGTCATCAAGTCGAACCTTAACGTTCTTCATATCTTAAAATTTATATGGAAGGTCTCACCAAAAAAAACATTAATTTCGCTAGGTTGTATTTTAATAGAAACGGGTATTTTCTTCGTATCACTCTATGCTTTAAAACTATTGATTGATACTGTATCGGAAAATACCGATAATATAGGCAATCCTGAAGTTATCAACAGCCTTATTTTAGCGGCGGTTTCCGGAATTGCCTATATCGCCATTAAATCGTTGTCTGTTTATATCTCTGAGGTTCAGTCTCAAACAATTGCAGAACACATCAGCGATGAAATCCATGAAAAAACAATTGCACTTGATCTGGCATTCTACGAAAGTCCAGATTATTACGATATGCTGAACCGTGCATTAAATGCCGGATCTGACAGACCCGTTGCCGTAATTAATACACTTTTTGAAATACTAAAGACCATCATGTCCCTAGTCGCTTTCGGCATGGTTTTGATAACTATCGACTGGACACTACTGCCCATTCTTGCCCTCTTCGTAATCCCAACCATGTTGGTGCGTATCAGTTTTGCAGACAAATTCAATGCCTGGAGAATCAGGCAGACTCCGCTTGAGCGTCAGTCGCAGTATTACAGTACCCTTATTACCACTGAACAGCATGCTAAAGAAGTCAGAAGTTATGATCTCGGAAAATATTTCAAAAATGCCTTTATGAAGGTCAGAATGACCCTACTAGGTGAAAAACTAAAAATCAGCAAAGATCGTACAAAAAACGAAGTGATTACCGCTAGTTTGTCCAGCATCGGATTTTTTTCCTGCATAGCCTACATCATTCTTGGTTCGCGAACCAATAGTATTGGCGATATTACGGTGTTCCTGGTTATTTTTCCACAATCATTCACCCTGCTTCAAAACTTATCTACCCATATTTCTACATTGTATCACCACAATATATTCATCAACAGCATTTTCGAACTCTTTGAACTCAAACCATCCTTGCAGGAGCCACAAAGAGCTGAACCTGTCAAAACTCATCTACCGGTGAATTTTGAATTTAAAAACGTGAATTTCTCTTATCCCAATACAAGTAAAAAAGTCTTACAAGACATCTCCTTTAAAGTCAAATCACGCCAAATCATCTCAATTGTGGGGATGAACGGAGCAGGAAAAACTACCCTTATTAAAATGCTGTGTCGCTTCTACGACCCACAAGCAGGTCAGATTTTAATGGATGGGAAAGACATTCGAAATTATGCAAGCAAAGATTACCGCAAGCAGATAGGCATGGTATTCCAAGATTTCGCCAAGTATCAGGTAAGCGCAGCCGACAATATCCGCTTCGGGAATCTCGAGAAAGAATTTAAGCTCACTGAAATCAAAGAGGCTGCCGAAAAGTCGGGTGCTAATGTGTTTATCGAGAAATTTCCAAAACAATATGATAATATGATGGGAAGGATCTTCGATAATGGCCATGAAGTAAGTATCGGTCAATGGCAAAAACTCGCCAATGCTCGTTGTCTCTATTCCGATGCCCGCCTTCTTATTTTTGATGAAGCGACAAGTGCCCTTGATGCGCAAGCAGAAAAGGAATTTTTCGATGATTTCAGAAGACATATAGGTGACCGGGCAGCAATCATCATCAGTCACCGTCATTCCGCAGTTAAAAATGCAGATCATATCTATGTTTTATCAGGCGGCAGAATTAGTCAATCCGGAACGGATGAAGAACTGTTAAATCAAGATGGCGACTACGCAAATCTTTTTAAAAAAGACAGCGAATTAGAACCTCTAAAATTATAAATCAAACCAATGGTAGACAATGTCGTAAAGCATAATGTATTAGTATTCGTCACCTGTTGCCTTGATGCCTGGGGCGGAAGTGAAGAGCTGTGGTCAAGAAGTCTGCCATTTCTCCAAGATGATTACGATGAGGTTGTCGTCTTCAAAAATCAGCATGATCGCTCATCCCATCCTGTAAGAAAGATGCTTGAAAGAGGGGTTGTCCTCGAAGATCTCAATCCATCATACCGAGTGCTGAGTAGGATAAAACGAAAATGCCTTGCGCTGGCTAAGCGAATTAAAAATCGGCATTACCATCAAAGCGACAATCACTATCTCGTACAGAATTTTAGCCAGCGAGTTCAGAAGATCCGACCACGTATTGTCGTTATTTCTCAAGGCATTAATTTCGACGGATTAAGTTATGCCCAGGAGTGCCTTAAGCTTCATATTCCGTATGCTATTATTTCTCAGAAAGCCGTTGATTTTTATTGGCCGCATTACTCGGATAAGTCGTGGATGCAAAAGGTATTGAGGCAATCCTTGGCTAATTATTTTGTATCCTACCATAACTTGCGTTTGACAGAGGATCAATTCGGGATGAAGCTTAAAAATAGCGCAGTGGTTTTTAACCCTATAAAGGTTAAAAAGGAAATTATGCTATACCCCTCGACGTCCACGGGCTACAGATTAGCTTGTGTTGGCAGGTTCTTCTTGATTGATAAGGGACAAGACATCTTGATAAAAATACTAACTCAACGTAAATGGCGTGACCGGCCGATTACCGTATCATTCGTTGGCTCAGGGCCTGATCTGATTCATCTTCAAGAAATGATCGCACTTCATAGCTTAGAAAATGTCAATATCATAAATTTTCAATCAGATATCGAAAAACTTTGGCTTAACTTTCACGCCCTAATTTTACCTTCACGGAGTGAAGGCTTGCCCTTAGCGCTTGCTGAAGCCATGTCGCTGGGCCGCATGGCCATCGTATCCAATGCCGGAGGCAATGCTGAATTTGTGGAAGAAGGCGTATCGGGCTTTATTGGTGAAGCCAATGCGTCGTCAATGGATGATGCCATGGAACGAGCATGGTTGTGGAGGCATCAATGGCAAGAATTAGGCAAGAATGCCCATTCATTCATCAATGATTATGTACCCCCTCTCCCAGAGAAAAACTTTGCAGAACTACTAAAACAACTAATAGATGAAAAACCTACCACTAGTGTCCGTAATTATTCCTACGTATAACCGAGCCGATAAAGTTGGGGATGCCATTAATAGTGCTCTCAATCAGAGCTACAAAAATTTAGAGGTTTTAGTGGTTGACGATGGCTCGACGGACGATACTGAGAAAACTATTTTAAATTTCCCAACCGTCCGGTACATCAGACAAAAGCATGCCGGACAAGCAGCCGCTCGCAATAACGGGCTTCATCATGCTAGCGGGGAGATCATTGCCAATTTAGACTCTGATGATCTGTGGGATTCGAATTTTATAGAAGACTGTGTCCTTAAGTTAGAAACAGACCAGCTCGATTTCGTATTCGCTAACTGGATGCAACAGGCGAAAATTGGGCACGATTGGGATTTCTTACAACATGATCCTTTCCTAAAACCTTATTTTCCCCGACTCAAAAATAATTGGATACAGCTTGAAAGCGATGATTTACGTGACCTCTACCTTCAGGCTTGCCCCTCCCCTTCGTCAGCTGTAGTGATGCGTCGAACATCCATTCATAAAGGGTGGGACGAAGCAATCCATATCGGAGACGATTGGGCCTTATATATAGACATGATCCTATCCAAAAAATGCAGAGCAGCTTTCACACTCAAAAAGCTATGGAGGAAAAGGATTGATGATATCAACATCTATGACGGACGCTCCCGGGCCGAAGTCTTAGATCTGCTCTATAACGCGGACATCAGCCGGATTATTGGTCGACATAAACACCATCTATCTAAAAAAGAGCTTATGAAACTCAACAAGATACATAGCTACAGTCTTGTAGAGCTTTCAAAACATAAGATTCTTAGAGAACATGATATTAAGAAGGCATTTCATCTGTTCAGGAAAGCATGTTCCATCAGCATTTTGTTCTCCTTCCAGGCTGCGCCTCAAATCTTTTTCAATGGAATTAAGCGTCAAGTCGGCAGCCCCAAGTTA from Pedobacter indicus carries:
- a CDS encoding 4'-phosphopantetheinyl transferase family protein, whose amino-acid sequence is MNAVMIDPIEIRTQFIPSIIWQKNDSIADTDLDNTVHIWKIKVPEHFCSLFKEYRHILNSKEYEKAKNFHWEDDFRSYLTGRMVLRILLSKYLDISALDIEFGASGTKPTIHKNDNLKFNLSYSGEYILISLSKTETGIDIEKINPKFDYKSLLESCFAGDENQFILADSKNSRRNFFLQWTRKEALLKYTGQGIIDNLIIVPSMDGTRSITESGLDLHEDLQVVSFDISQDCVGTIAYPRHLKTVKYYTW
- a CDS encoding ABC transporter ATP-binding protein produces the protein MIRAAARRIRVIKSNLNVLHILKFIWKVSPKKTLISLGCILIETGIFFVSLYALKLLIDTVSENTDNIGNPEVINSLILAAVSGIAYIAIKSLSVYISEVQSQTIAEHISDEIHEKTIALDLAFYESPDYYDMLNRALNAGSDRPVAVINTLFEILKTIMSLVAFGMVLITIDWTLLPILALFVIPTMLVRISFADKFNAWRIRQTPLERQSQYYSTLITTEQHAKEVRSYDLGKYFKNAFMKVRMTLLGEKLKISKDRTKNEVITASLSSIGFFSCIAYIILGSRTNSIGDITVFLVIFPQSFTLLQNLSTHISTLYHHNIFINSIFELFELKPSLQEPQRAEPVKTHLPVNFEFKNVNFSYPNTSKKVLQDISFKVKSRQIISIVGMNGAGKTTLIKMLCRFYDPQAGQILMDGKDIRNYASKDYRKQIGMVFQDFAKYQVSAADNIRFGNLEKEFKLTEIKEAAEKSGANVFIEKFPKQYDNMMGRIFDNGHEVSIGQWQKLANARCLYSDARLLIFDEATSALDAQAEKEFFDDFRRHIGDRAAIIISHRHSAVKNADHIYVLSGGRISQSGTDEELLNQDGDYANLFKKDSELEPLKL
- a CDS encoding glycosyltransferase; its protein translation is MVDNVVKHNVLVFVTCCLDAWGGSEELWSRSLPFLQDDYDEVVVFKNQHDRSSHPVRKMLERGVVLEDLNPSYRVLSRIKRKCLALAKRIKNRHYHQSDNHYLVQNFSQRVQKIRPRIVVISQGINFDGLSYAQECLKLHIPYAIISQKAVDFYWPHYSDKSWMQKVLRQSLANYFVSYHNLRLTEDQFGMKLKNSAVVFNPIKVKKEIMLYPSTSTGYRLACVGRFFLIDKGQDILIKILTQRKWRDRPITVSFVGSGPDLIHLQEMIALHSLENVNIINFQSDIEKLWLNFHALILPSRSEGLPLALAEAMSLGRMAIVSNAGGNAEFVEEGVSGFIGEANASSMDDAMERAWLWRHQWQELGKNAHSFINDYVPPLPEKNFAELLKQLIDEKPTTSVRNYSYV
- a CDS encoding glycosyltransferase family 2 protein; translated protein: MKNLPLVSVIIPTYNRADKVGDAINSALNQSYKNLEVLVVDDGSTDDTEKTILNFPTVRYIRQKHAGQAAARNNGLHHASGEIIANLDSDDLWDSNFIEDCVLKLETDQLDFVFANWMQQAKIGHDWDFLQHDPFLKPYFPRLKNNWIQLESDDLRDLYLQACPSPSSAVVMRRTSIHKGWDEAIHIGDDWALYIDMILSKKCRAAFTLKKLWRKRIDDINIYDGRSRAEVLDLLYNADISRIIGRHKHHLSKKELMKLNKIHSYSLVELSKHKILREHDIKKAFHLFRKACSISILFSFQAAPQIFFNGIKRQVGSPKLNQVNHVRDQQSTVTREVVAGN